Genomic DNA from Thermobifida alba:
GGAGGTGAGCAGGGGAGGCAGCGCTCCCAGGAGGAACAGCTTCGGCCGCCGCAGGATCATGCCGAATCCACGGAGCAGCGTGCCGATTCCGGTGAAGATCTCGCGCAGAAGGGTCACGGGGCGACAATAGCGCCGCGTGAGGACTCCGGTTCCGGTGCGGCGGAGGAAGAACGGCGGATACGGCGCGCAAGCCGCGAACGGTGGCGGACGGGACCGCGGCCGTGCCGGTTCGGGCGGCGCGGCGGGACGCTCCGCCCTCGCGCTCCCGCGCCCTTCCCCGGCGGGCGTCGGCACCGGAGCGGCCCGGTCCCGCCGAGGAGGACGAGCACCGATCCCGGTTCCCCCGGCGGACCGGGGGGCTTCGCGGTCACCGCACCGCCCGCAGGCCGCCCCGCGGGGGCTCGCCCAGGCCGTGGGCGCTGCGGTACCAGCCCCTCTCCGCCAGCAGTTCGGTGTGGGAGCCGCGCTGCACCACCCGGCCGTCGACGATCACGTAGATCTCGTCCATCCGCTCCAGCCGGGCCAGGTCGTGGGTGATCAGCACGGTGGAGCAGCCCTCGGAGGCCGCCAGCAGGTCGTCGAGCACGGCGTCGCGGGTGTCGGGGTCCAGGTGCGTGGTGGGCTCGTCCAGCACCAGGATGCGGGGACTCGCCAGCAGCGCCCGCGCCAGTGCCAGCCGCTGCCGCATACCGCCGCTGAGCCGCGCCCCGTGCGCGCCCACCTCGGTGTTCAGCCCGTCGGGCATGGTCGCGCGCACGTCCTCGGCGAGCCGCGCCCGCTCCAGCGCCGCCCACAGGTGCGCGTCGTCGGCTCCCGGCCGCGCCAGCCGCAGGTTCTCCCGCAGGGTGCTGGCGAAGATGTGCGGGTCCTGCGGCACCCCGCTGACGAAGCGGCGCACCTCGTCGGCCGGAAGGCCGGTGATGTCGGCGCCGTCCAGCGTCACCGTCCCCGCGTCGGGGTCGCGGAAACGGAACAGCACCGACGCCAGCGTGCTCTTGCCGGAGCCGCTCGGGCCGAGCACGGCGATCCGCCTGCCCGGGGGCAGGTCGAGGTCGATCCCGTCCAGCGCCCACGGCTCGTCGGGACCGTAGCGCACCCGCAGGCCCCGCACCCGCAGCGTCGCCCCGCCCTCCCCGGGCGGTTCCGGCCGGTCGGCGGAGCCGTCGACCACCCGCACCGCGGGCTCGGTGTCCAGCACGTCGAACAGGCGGGCCCCGCTGGAGCGGATCGCCTCCAGCTTCGCCGCCACCGCGGGCAGCGGTGCGACGATCTCGAAGGCCGCGAGCGCGGTGAGCACGACCACCGCGAACGGGATCGCGCCCAGCGTGCCGCCCGCCACCGCGGCCACGCCCAGCAGCAGGGTGGCCCACACGGTCAACCCGGCGACCAGCGCGCTCGCC
This window encodes:
- the cydC gene encoding thiol reductant ABC exporter subunit CydC; this encodes MSPTSPRHTSRPLARMVALARPRGTRFALGVLLGALTTAAGVGLLSVAAWLLATAATHPPITALGVAVVATRALGVTRGVARYLERLVTHDAAFRTLADVRVRVYERLARSEPVRRFRSGDLVSRLVNDTDATQDLLVRGLTPPLVSVVVGGAVVALSTALFVPGGLLLAAGLVLGGLAVPLFAAALGRGAGRRQAAARGELSTALVDTLHGAPDLIAYGAMERAVRRVERADAELTRLARRDAVVLGLGSGASALVAGLTVWATLLLGVAAVAGGTLGAIPFAVVVLTALAAFEIVAPLPAVAAKLEAIRSSGARLFDVLDTEPAVRVVDGSADRPEPPGEGGATLRVRGLRVRYGPDEPWALDGIDLDLPPGRRIAVLGPSGSGKSTLASVLFRFRDPDAGTVTLDGADITGLPADEVRRFVSGVPQDPHIFASTLRENLRLARPGADDAHLWAALERARLAEDVRATMPDGLNTEVGAHGARLSGGMRQRLALARALLASPRILVLDEPTTHLDPDTRDAVLDDLLAASEGCSTVLITHDLARLERMDEIYVIVDGRVVQRGSHTELLAERGWYRSAHGLGEPPRGGLRAVR